Genomic DNA from Panthera leo isolate Ple1 chromosome A1, P.leo_Ple1_pat1.1, whole genome shotgun sequence:
ttacatttgtaaggtttttcTCTAGTGTGGATTCTCTTATGTTGAGTAAGGGCCGAATGGTCACTGAAGGCTTTCTCACATATATTACATGTGTATGGTTTTtccccagtatgaattctctgatgttggGCTAGGGCGGATTGGTCCCTGAAGGCTTTCTCGCACAAACCACACCTATAAGGTTTCTCTCCGGTATGAATTTTCCGATGTCGAGCAAAGGATGAGTTATCcctgaaagctttcccacattcactacacttataaggtttctctccagtatgaattctctgatgctcGGTAAGGGAAGAGTTCACCCTGAAGGCctttccacattcattacattcaaagggcttctctccagtgtgaattctttGATGCTGAAGAAAACTTGTACTCTGattgaaggctttcccacactcgttacatttatagggtttctctccacTGTGAATATTCTGGTGTTTGGTAAGATGTGCCCTGCATACAAAGGCTTTGTCACATACGTTACATTtaaaaggtttctctccagtgtgtaTTCTGTGATGGTGTGCAAGGTGTATATTTCGGATAAAAGCTTTTCCACATAAGTTGCATTCAAAAGGTTTCTCTCCGGTGTGAATTTTCTGATGATAAGTAAGCGAGGAGCTCACCGagaaggccttgccacattccttacattcgtACGGTTTCTCGCCAGTGTGAATTCTTTGGTGATGGATGAGGTGTGTACTCTGGtgaaaggctttcccacattctctACATTCATATCGTTTCTCTTTAATAACAGTTTTCCGATTTGCATTAAGTTTTTCAGTATGAACTTTCTGATGTTTATTAAGGGTCGAACTCTTAGTGAAGACTTTTCCACACTCTCTACACTCAAAGACTTTTTTGCTAGATTGCAATCCCTGACTCGGAACAAAAGATGAGCTCTCGGTGCAGTGCTTCCCAGGCTCATCACCTCCCTGGTCACTGAGCACAGAGGGGGTTTTCTGGTGAGTGACAGCCACCTGGCCTCCATGCTGCCATTCCAGCAGGCCATCATATTTCCAGTGACTGTCTCTAGTAAATCTTTCCTTTACCATCCACCGATCCAAGTCTTCTCCAGGAATATCTGCCTTGGGAGTAGATTTCTTACTCACAGGCATAGTCATCCAGTCTGAAAGacatcaaacataaaaaaatctgttttatccTGGTAAAACACCTAGTTGGGGTAAGATGAGAAGATTTATAATGCTAACAAAGAGGCTGCAGTTTTGAAGGCTTCTTGAAGtgaagataagaaaggaaaggggaggggcacctgactggtttagtcggttaagggtttgactctcagtttcagctcaggtcatgatttcgtggtctgtgagattgagcctcatgtcaggctctgtgctgacagcgtggagcctggttgggattctctctgcccctcccctgttcacacaagttcactctccttcccttgctctcaaaataaatattaaaaaaaaaaaaaaaaaaaaaaaaaaggaaaaaagaggtaaaCAGGATGTGGGTTGATTTAATGTGTAATGAATGTATGAAGCAGGATAGCTTGGAAGCTTAGATTGAGAAGTCACAGGCCTGGGTTGGGATCCTGAGTACAATACTCAGATTACAGAGAAGTTACTTGACTTTCTATGCCTCAAAAAAAACCTATACAGACCACACTCTGCTAACAGATAAGAAAAAATGTACCTTATCTATTTCAGTGGTATGGTCTTTAAAATAACCCAGATGTGACCTTAAGAAACCAGGGAAACTGGAGGTCAACACTTGGTAAAGTAATCTGACTCCCATAACTACTAAAagcaacattttaatgttttatcttagCATTCAGATAGCTAATAAAACGGATGTGTAAAACACTCATCTACGAAGGACCTCCTCCTGCTAGTGAGGACACAAAGTTTCAAACCTATATGTAACACCTATATGAGGAAAATGTACCATGAAGTTGTATATGTGAGGGCAGGAAATTAGGAACAAAGCAGCAAATCTACCAGGAGAAACCAGGTATGTGCTGGAGGGTGAGGCCCTGACTCCTGGGAAATGAGAATACAGTCACTAGAAATGGACTCCACTACTGGGATATGAGCCATGGCCCCATGTGTGATCCTCTCCCCACAGACAAATTCTGCACGTTGGTTTCATGATACaagcatacctcagagatactgcAGGCTCGCTTCCAGACTGCTGCAGTGAAGCAAATATTGCAAtgaagtgagtcaaatgaattttttggcttCCCAGTGCAAATAAAAGCTACGTTTACACTATACTGCAGTCTATGAAGTGGTGTAGCATTATGTCCAGAAAAACACTATATATGCCATAATTAGAAAGCACTTTCTTgcttaaaaaatgctaaccagcATCTGAGCTTTCGGCAAAATCAttctgctggtggagggtcttgcctcaatgATAAtggctgctggggcgcctgggtggctcagtcagttaagcgtctgactcttgactttggctcaggtcatgatctcacattttgtgagatcaagccctgtgttggggtccgtgctgacagcgcagagtctgcttgggactctctctccctccctctctctgcccctcccccatgcttgcatgcgcactcatgctctctcaaaataaataaataaacttagaaaaaaatgatggctGCGAATGATGATTGTgaaaggctggggtggctgtggcaatttctgaAGATAAGGTAACAATGAAGTCTGCTGCATCGAAGGACTCTTCCCTCTTAGGAACAAGTTCTCTGTAGCAGGAGATGCTGTTTGACAGGATTTTGCCCACAGAACTTCTTTCGAACTTGGGAGCCAATCCTCTCAAACTCTGCCACTGCTCTATTAACTAATTTTATGTCACATTCTAAATCCTGTGTTGTCATGTCAACAACCTTCACAGCATCCTCGTCAGGATGTAGATTCCATCTCGAGAAACCCCTTTCtgtgctcatccataagaagcagcTCCTCATCCGtacaagttttatcatgagattgtagCAATTCACTCACATCTTCAGGTTCCACTTCTAATGCCAATTCTCTGgctatttctaccacatctgtGGTTACTTCCTCTGCTGAAGTCTTGAATCTCTCAGAGTCATCCAccagggttggaatcaacttcttccaaactcctttactaatgttgatattttgacctctgcCCATAAaccatgaatgttcttaatggtatCTAGAatagtgaatcctttccagaatttttcaaattttattgcaAGAATCACCAAAACATGACACAGTGATATGAAGTGAGTATATGCTGTTGGAAAATGGCACTGATAGATTTGCTCGATGCAagattgccacaaaccttcagtttgtaaaaaatgcaTATCTGCACAGCACAATAGAACGAGGTATACCTGTATTAACGAGCAGTGTTCTGGACTGCACACCAATTTTCCtatgtatttgtaaatatctgCCTGTTTTGTTAAGTCTATTTAAGACTCTGTgctaagaaatgaaatgataagaACTAGACACTATACATTAATGATGTAAATTCTTGGGAAATCTATCAAGAACAAGCCTCCctcatcacttttttctttctaaacattccataaaatctacaaagagctataatcaatgaaacaaaacaaaacaaaacaaattcctttACTTATCTGGAAAAGAAAGTTAAACAGGTGCATTTTAAAGCTATAGTCCTGGTGAGCTCAGAATAATACATCGTTGCTCAAAACAAAGAATGGTCAGTTAAACACCAGGACTGCCAAATCTTAAGGTTTTAAGGGGTGACTTTCACTTTCGGACCTGATAGAGTGGCCTGTGGGAGACATTCCTGcagaaaacaactggaaaatcttaactgaaaaacaaaaactctgtctAAAGGCATCAGATGTCACTGAAGGCCAACCTGATAGTCTAATatttggaagagaaaggaaatagagagGTAATCCCAAttattactgggttttttttttccttatagagAAGTTCAAAATTTTCTAGTCTTAAGATACTATGGAGCCAatagtcagtgaagtgtctgactttggctcaggtcatgatctcagggttggtgagttcaagccccacactgcgctctgcactggcagtgtggagcctgctctggattctgtctttccctctctctctgcccctcccctggccacactctctctcaaaaataaataaataaacattaaaaaaatatatactatggaGCCAAAAACTGAGATCAGGATCTTCCAAGGAAGGGGTTGGTGGTCATACATGTGAAATTCTCAGTTGGCACTCCTGGAGGGCTGCAAGGGCAAACAAGAGATAAGCAGAGCTTTAGAAACACTGCAACCCAATCTCCAGGTAATGTGTTCCTGCTTGGATTAAGGTGGTTCCCTTGCACAGTAGCTATCCAccagagaaaaaggcaaatctTCTCTGGAGGAACAGAACATTACCCAGAGCCTCTTCAGTCCTTCAAATACAGTATCAGGGATTCAATCCAAATGTACCAGGAATactaagaaattaaattaaatactaagaaattttcaagagaaaaaacagataataGACAAAGACCCATAGAACTCAGATACCAAAGTTACCAGACATGGATTTTAAGACATGTGTGATTAATATGTTCAACAAAACAGATAAGAATAAGAATTTCAATAGCAGATTGGAACCAATGAATCAAATGAAAGTTCTAGAActgaagaatataaataattgaaattaagaaCTGAACGGATAGATTTAACAGTATATATTGGACATAGCAGAAGGGAGCAATAGTGCCCTGGAAAAATACATAAGCAGAAAATATCTATGATAAAacttgcagaaaaaaattaaaaagaagcataGAAGGCATGATGAAGAGACTGAACATATGTGTAACAAGTTCTGgaataggggaaggaaaagggcaaaaatactgtttgaaaaaaaaaaaaaagggctaaaAAATGAATGTGAGAAGCACTAGGGattccaagcaggataaatacaaagaaaatctacCTAAGCACAGCACAGTAAAACTACTGAAAACCACTAAGTTTATCTTGATAGTtgcttaagagagagaga
This window encodes:
- the ZNF454 gene encoding zinc finger protein 454 translates to MAVRRLPTMVQESVTFKDVVVLFTQDEWAQLSPTQRALYRDVMLENYSNLVSLGLLGPQPDVLSQLGKGEEWMLEDTSAGFCLDWMTMPVSKKSTPKADIPGEDLDRWMVKERFTRDSHWKYDGLLEWQHGGQVAVTHQKTPSVLSDQGGDEPGKHCTESSSFVPSQGLQSSKKVFECRECGKVFTKSSTLNKHQKVHTEKLNANRKTVIKEKRYECRECGKAFHQSTHLIHHQRIHTGEKPYECKECGKAFSVSSSLTYHQKIHTGEKPFECNLCGKAFIRNIHLAHHHRIHTGEKPFKCNVCDKAFVCRAHLTKHQNIHSGEKPYKCNECGKAFNQSTSFLQHQRIHTGEKPFECNECGKAFRVNSSLTEHQRIHTGEKPYKCSECGKAFRDNSSFARHRKIHTGEKPYRCGLCEKAFRDQSALAQHQRIHTGEKPYTCNICEKAFSDHSALTQHKRIHTREKPYKCKICGKAFIRSTHLTQHQRIHTGEKPYKCNKCGKAFNQTANLIQHQRHHIGEK